In Bacillus thuringiensis, the DNA window AACGAACAGATAGTGAAAAATACGCAAAAAGAAAGCATCTAACTTCAGATGCTTTCTTTTTTGAATCAAGGAGTCGTTAAGTTCTATCTTTCTTCTAAAAATATGTATCTAGGCATAACTTAAATTAAAAACAATGGAGGATTAAATTGAATGAAATACTCAGAAACAATTGTTAGTAAACGACTTCGAACACTTAAAATATGTAGTATGTTTATCATGCTAGTTTTAATTGCATGGCTTGGATATACAAAATTACTTTACGAGAATGGATTTCTTCAAGAAAAGAAAAATTCAGTTGAAGTAATGAATACTAGTATTACAGGTGAAATTGAACAGAATTTCCATGTAAACTTACAAGGTTATCGTAAAACAGACATTGATACTATTATAGATACAAGTAAAACCGATCCGAGCGAACTATCATTAATCGAGCTAATTAATACATCTTGTTCACGAGATTGCATAGGTGAACCATTGACATATGTGAACGCAAACAATGGATATATTTTTTATAAGGAGTCTACTGGAACTTATGTAGCTATAAAAATTAAAAAGCGAGATTCTTGGAAAATTGAAAGAAAATTAGTTCAGGATGGAATGTAAAAGGCTCATATAAAAAAGAGTACTTACTTTTAAGTACTCTTTCAAAAAAATTACCACTTCCGGCATTTATCGTCATCATTGTCACGTTTATGATTGCAACGGCAATCATCACAATCACAATGACGTTTTCGTTTACAACCACAATCATCACAATCTCTACGTCTGCATCTTCCAAACATTAGATCATCCCAAAATCTATTACAATCCCGGAACTGTCTACAACGACAATTGTTTCCCATGAATATGACTCTCCCTTCAATAGTATTCATCATATTCTATGTTTAAAAGTATAAAAAGGCTTGTTTACTTGTCTATATTCTACGTATTATAAGTAGTATTTTAGTATCCTTAATAATTCTTCCTTACATATTCAACCGATATACAACATAGAAAAAAGCCCAATATTTGGGCTTTACATTCCTGTATATTTTCTTTCTTCTCTCTCACAATAGTATGTAACTGCTATGTTCACTAAAAATGCAACAAAAGCAAGGGTGCTCGTTGTTAAGAATATGTATTCTAATATTGATAAATTATTAAAATCAATAAATAATAACACTAGACCAATACAAACAAAACTAGATACATTACTTTTGAAAACCTTCTTCACTCTTAATCGCCTCCATCTTCATACCTTAATTATACATTCGTTACCTATATGCAAAGCTGGCTATAATAAATTCCCTATAATTCCTTCCCTTCTCCCACAGCCCCTTTCAATCTCTGCAACATATACCCAATTCCTTTACACCCAGCTAATGGGTACGTAATGATTTCTTCTGGATATAATTGTGTCACTACTTTCTTATGCTTCTTGCCTGCAAGTAAAACAATTTCATCAAACTGAAGCAAATCTTTTTCAATCAATTGTTGTTTTAATTGTTCCATACTAATAATTTCATCGCTCTTTGAATCAAAGGCAAGATCATAGTTTTCTAGTACAATATCATTTGGTCTTAAAAATCCATGCTTCGCTGATAATATAACCCAATTCTCGAAAAACATAGTTGCATACGCCTGACATGCTCTTCCGAACGGGCTAATGTATACATCTTTCGCCTCCATCGGTCCGTAATCCGGATACTTATCCCAAATCTTCTTTTTTCCACATGGAATTATGCATAACCTTTTCATTTATATTTCTTACCTCACTTCTAACTTTTTAAATATAAAAATATAGAACCCTCTACTTCTTCATACTCAGCTTCTATATCTCCAATTCCCACTACGTTCCAACCATTATTTGTTTCTATCGGCTTTTCATTCATTATAATATGGACTTGTGTTATATTTTTAAAATCTTCTTCAAAAGATGATAAAACAGGCTGATTTATCATATATGTTTTATTACGTATACTTACACTTAAAAAAGTCTTATGTAATGCTTTATTTCCGTTTAAATTTACATTCATGGGATTAAACGAATTTAATTTTATATTGCCTATAATATATAGATGATACCCTTTCCACTCATAAAAGTGGTTGAAATCCTTGTTTTTTTCGTTTTGTACAAAATGAAAGATTTGCTTCGTTTCTTTACTTATTGCAATTTCATTATTTAAACTTAAATCCACATTTACATTTTGTTTTAAAAAAACATATAACGATTTATCACCATTAAAGAAGCTTGTTTTCCATTCAGGGAGGATTTCATCTAATAATAAGCATAAAAGCATTCCTGAGCTATAGCAGCTCTTCCTAATGTTATAATTAGCTTCATATGCATCTAAAATAAGTCCGCTATATTTTCGTAATGTTTTACTTTCATCATTTTTACATACTGCAATATAAGCATTCATTTCAACATACCAAGCAGGTCCCTCTATACTTTCAACCATACATTCATAAGTTATAAACTCTTCTTTTATAAAACGAGCTCTTTGCTCCCTTAGTTCAATAAATTGTTTAATATAATTATTTCTCTCAGCTTGTGAATTACAATGAACAGCATCATATAAACAAATTCGCTCTCTATTTCGTAATTCTATATTTTCTTCTGTTATAGGATATTGAAATCCTAAAGACTCATTTGGAAATCTTCTTTCTTTATTTAAATATTGATAGCAATGATAAAGTTCATGCACCACAATCGCAAGTAAACTTTCATAGTCTTTATACCTATCCATATTCACGATTGCAGTTGGATAATCTTTGAATAAAATACATGTATCACCTTTAAATTGTTCATCCCACTTTAATACGGTATACTCATCTTTCAAAAATAGAGGATGATGAAATACATACACATGCTCATCATTATATAATGCAAATGCAGTCCCCATAAAACCAGGCCATAGTTCATACAATAAATCCATATGTATATCTTGCTTTATTTTATTTAATACATTGTCCATTATATCCCCACCTATATCATTCTACA includes these proteins:
- a CDS encoding DUF6884 domain-containing protein; the protein is MKRLCIIPCGKKKIWDKYPDYGPMEAKDVYISPFGRACQAYATMFFENWVILSAKHGFLRPNDIVLENYDLAFDSKSDEIISMEQLKQQLIEKDLLQFDEIVLLAGKKHKKVVTQLYPEEIITYPLAGCKGIGYMLQRLKGAVGEGKEL
- a CDS encoding peptide ABC transporter permease → MDNVLNKIKQDIHMDLLYELWPGFMGTAFALYNDEHVYVFHHPLFLKDEYTVLKWDEQFKGDTCILFKDYPTAIVNMDRYKDYESLLAIVVHELYHCYQYLNKERRFPNESLGFQYPITEENIELRNRERICLYDAVHCNSQAERNNYIKQFIELREQRARFIKEEFITYECMVESIEGPAWYVEMNAYIAVCKNDESKTLRKYSGLILDAYEANYNIRKSCYSSGMLLCLLLDEILPEWKTSFFNGDKSLYVFLKQNVNVDLSLNNEIAISKETKQIFHFVQNEKNKDFNHFYEWKGYHLYIIGNIKLNSFNPMNVNLNGNKALHKTFLSVSIRNKTYMINQPVLSSFEEDFKNITQVHIIMNEKPIETNNGWNVVGIGDIEAEYEEVEGSIFLYLKS